In the genome of Pusillimonas sp. T7-7, the window CGTCGGGCATGGACCACACCATCGACACCTGGTGACCCTGGGCGGTATCGGGCATGGGCAACAAGGCCAGCACGGTATCGCCGGTGAACCACTGCAACGCCACATTCTGATGCGGCAGCTCGCTGCTCAGGTGAACCACCAGGCCCTGGTCGCCATAGGCTCGCGACTTATGGCTGATGCCAGCCGCCGTACGCACCGCCGAGTTCGCGCCATCGGCGCCCACCAGCAGCTCTGGCGTCAAGATTCGCTCGGTATCAGTGTAAACCTTGTGTGATTCGAATTTCTGGAATTTTTCAGCATGCCATGCAATACCAAACACCTGCACCGCTTGCTGCAGCACCCGCTCAAGCTCGCTGGATTCGACGATCCAGGCCAGTGCCGTCTGGGCCGCCTGCCAGGCGTGCAGATGCACCACGCCGCTGGCATCTCCATAAACTTCCATGGTTTCAACCGGCGTCACGCGCGACACGTCCATCATGCTCCATACACCCAAGCCATCAAGAAAGGCCTGACTGCTGCTTGAAATGGCATAAACACGAGGGTGGTACACATCGCTTGCCGGCGCCTTGTGCACCGTGCGGGGCCCCAGCAGCGCGGCACTGAAGCCGGCCTTGGCCAGGCCCAGCGCCATGGCCAGTCCGGCAATGCCGCTGCCACACACCAATACAGACTCTTTACTCATCGTGCTGAAGGGACTCCTGCCTGTTTGGGCCACAGCACCCACACCTCGCCTGGCTGCTTCATGCGGCCTGCCTGGGCGCCGGCCTCGTCGCCAAAGCCCCAGTAATAATCAATGCGTGCCGCACCCTTGATTGCGGCACCTGTATCCTGGGCAAACACCAGGCGCCGCAATGGCGTGCTGGATGCCGGCAACTGGGTCGACAGGTACAAGGGTGCGCCCAAGGGTACGAATTTTGTATCGACCGCCACGGCACGCTGCCCGATCAAAGGGATGCCATAGGCGCCCTTGGGGCCAAGCTCGGGGTCGGTCACTGCTTCTTCACGGAAAAACACCATGGCAGGATTGGCATTCAACATTTCCTGCACCCTGGCGGGGTTGTTTTTGGCCCATGCCTTGATGTTTTGCATGGAAGCCTGCGCCAGGGGAAGCTCGCCTTTTTTGGCCAGCCACTGCCCTATCGACACATAAGGACGGCCGTTGTGGTCGGCATAGGCTAGTCGTATGGTCTGGCCGTTGTCCAGCAGAGCCCGGCCCGACCCCTGTATTTGCAGGAAGAAAGCCTCGACGGGATCATTGACCCACACAATGGCGCGCGGCTGGCGGTCGGGCGACGCCGCGATTTCAGCACGGGTGTCATACGGCACGACACGCTTGCCCACTACCTTGCCGCGCACCCGCTTACCTGCCAGCTCTGGATAAACCGTACCCAGATCTATGGTCAGCAAATCGTTGGGGGCCTCATACAAAGGCCACTGATACTCGCCTTGACGGCTGCGCGATGCATGCACCAAAGGCTCGTAATAACTGGTGACGGTATTACGAGCC includes:
- a CDS encoding FAD-dependent monooxygenase, with product MSKESVLVCGSGIAGLAMALGLAKAGFSAALLGPRTVHKAPASDVYHPRVYAISSSSQAFLDGLGVWSMMDVSRVTPVETMEVYGDASGVVHLHAWQAAQTALAWIVESSELERVLQQAVQVFGIAWHAEKFQKFESHKVYTDTERILTPELLVGADGANSAVRTAAGISHKSRAYGDQGLVVHLSSELPHQNVALQWFTGDTVLALLPMPDTAQGHQVSMVWSMPDDMAKALMALPEAERNQQLESRLMAASSGRLGRLRVRSPMFGFPLFLESSAMVAPGVALVSDAAHRVHPLAGQGLNLGLGDVQALLKVLSAKEAYRPAGDTRVLHRYRRARVEPILAMSMATDGLHKLFSNQTAPIAWGRNAGMQVVDKVPFLKRMLIGGAGR
- a CDS encoding murein transglycosylase A yields the protein MNRILLSSLLLALLAACSSVPLTDGAAPGESGAPPANIAEQPLRVPPLNTLRDTPARALTGKFQQTSWAALPGWENDDLDQVWKGFINNCKGLMRPVSGSLAQQARATPRAWQPVCAAAAQSGLTPQTASTAAVRQFLQTHLQPWRLLDAAGKPARNTVTSYYEPLVHASRSRQGEYQWPLYEAPNDLLTIDLGTVYPELAGKRVRGKVVGKRVVPYDTRAEIAASPDRQPRAIVWVNDPVEAFFLQIQGSGRALLDNGQTIRLAYADHNGRPYVSIGQWLAKKGELPLAQASMQNIKAWAKNNPARVQEMLNANPAMVFFREEAVTDPELGPKGAYGIPLIGQRAVAVDTKFVPLGAPLYLSTQLPASSTPLRRLVFAQDTGAAIKGAARIDYYWGFGDEAGAQAGRMKQPGEVWVLWPKQAGVPSAR